A single Natrinema pellirubrum DSM 15624 DNA region contains:
- a CDS encoding sensor histidine kinase, with product MTDRRDDGRADESDAITIDAVPVPVMGYDVSAGTPVIAATNDTFDATFDAASIGTNVREWLRRNCAVDESEVAAACDQLAAGNAIDIEIGVRTGDAERRPVRLRSVGRSSDDNTSDGADGGDEVDGYVLMTELEPTSADPVEFDRVASVITHDLRNPLDVAKAHLRAARETGETDHFDQVEDAHDRMERIIRDALTLARGDRAIDASENVAIDAVASDAWATVETEAASLEIDDDLPRLDADPDRLQRLFENLFRNAVEHGSTNSGSAAGQDTEHSSTDGPDATESARDEPVRVRVESADRGFLVADDGPGIPADKRERVFEPGYSSTDAGGGTGLGLTIVRRIAHAHDWTVSIAEGSCGGTTFEFRPITDDD from the coding sequence ATGACGGACCGCCGTGATGACGGTCGGGCGGACGAGTCCGACGCCATCACGATCGATGCCGTGCCGGTGCCGGTCATGGGTTACGATGTCTCGGCCGGAACGCCGGTAATCGCAGCGACGAACGATACGTTCGATGCGACCTTCGACGCGGCGTCGATCGGAACGAACGTCCGCGAATGGCTGCGTCGGAACTGCGCAGTCGACGAATCAGAGGTCGCAGCTGCCTGCGATCAGCTCGCAGCCGGGAACGCGATCGATATCGAGATCGGTGTCCGAACGGGCGACGCTGAACGCCGACCGGTCCGGCTTCGGAGCGTCGGCCGCTCGAGCGACGACAATACCAGCGACGGAGCGGACGGTGGGGACGAGGTTGACGGGTACGTCCTGATGACCGAACTGGAACCGACGAGCGCCGATCCCGTCGAGTTCGACCGCGTCGCAAGCGTCATCACGCACGACCTGCGGAACCCGCTGGACGTCGCGAAGGCACACCTCCGGGCGGCGAGAGAGACGGGCGAGACGGACCACTTCGATCAGGTCGAAGACGCCCACGACCGGATGGAGCGGATCATTCGAGATGCGCTCACGCTGGCCCGTGGGGACCGCGCGATCGATGCGTCCGAGAACGTCGCGATCGATGCCGTTGCATCGGACGCCTGGGCGACCGTCGAGACGGAGGCCGCGTCGCTCGAAATCGACGACGACCTCCCGCGGCTCGATGCCGATCCCGACCGGCTCCAGCGGCTGTTCGAGAACCTGTTCCGGAACGCCGTCGAGCATGGCTCGACGAACTCTGGCTCGGCCGCTGGTCAGGATACTGAACACAGTTCGACAGACGGTCCGGACGCGACCGAATCGGCCCGTGACGAACCGGTCCGTGTCCGGGTCGAAAGCGCCGATCGTGGGTTTCTCGTCGCCGATGACGGGCCCGGAATTCCGGCCGACAAGCGCGAGCGAGTGTTCGAACCCGGCTACTCGTCGACCGACGCGGGGGGCGGAACCGGTCTCGGGTTGACGATCGTCAGGCGGATCGCCCACGCACACGACTGGACGGTTTCGATCGCCGAGGGATCGTGCGGCGGTACGACGTTCGAGTTTCGACCGATCACGGACGATGACTGA
- a CDS encoding ABC transporter permease, with the protein MSWRTVARKDIHDARRSRTLWLLLGLLSILFGGYAVAYATVDDGTFAGFVTGSVGLVDGVLPILGLLLGYRSISDDRTDGSLLLSLSLPQSRRELLVGTAVGRTVTLLGPTLFGLSIAGLYAALRYGKAGAIAYPWFLFATALYGASFVAIAVALSASTTTDRRITYGAVGGYLLLVVLWRTLTSIAVTVLHRFDTSLGLPDWALFLQLVEPGEAYARLLSVGFEVERANRYVGNGTPAFVDWWAALAVLVAWIAVPLLVGSRQFERGDL; encoded by the coding sequence ATGAGTTGGCGGACCGTCGCACGCAAGGATATCCACGACGCCCGCCGCTCCCGAACGCTCTGGCTACTGCTCGGACTGCTATCGATCCTGTTCGGCGGCTACGCCGTCGCGTACGCTACCGTAGACGATGGGACGTTCGCGGGGTTCGTCACGGGTTCGGTTGGACTCGTCGACGGGGTCCTGCCGATACTCGGGCTCTTACTCGGCTATCGGTCGATTTCCGACGACCGGACTGACGGGAGCCTCTTGCTCTCGCTGTCCCTGCCGCAGTCCCGTCGGGAGTTGCTCGTGGGAACGGCGGTCGGTCGGACGGTCACGTTGCTGGGACCGACACTCTTCGGACTGTCGATCGCTGGGCTGTACGCGGCGCTGCGGTACGGGAAAGCCGGTGCGATCGCGTATCCGTGGTTCCTGTTCGCCACTGCCCTCTACGGCGCGTCGTTCGTCGCGATCGCCGTCGCACTTTCGGCGTCGACTACGACGGATCGCCGGATCACCTACGGTGCGGTCGGTGGCTACCTCCTCCTGGTGGTCCTCTGGCGAACCCTTACGTCGATCGCCGTGACGGTGCTTCACCGGTTCGACACGAGTCTAGGCCTGCCCGACTGGGCACTGTTCCTCCAGTTAGTCGAACCCGGCGAAGCGTACGCTCGACTCCTCTCGGTGGGATTCGAGGTCGAGCGGGCGAACCGGTACGTCGGGAACGGGACGCCGGCGTTCGTCGACTGGTGGGCCGCACTGGCGGTACTCGTCGCCTGGATCGCGGTCCCGCTGCTGGTCGGCTCCCGTCAGTTCGAGCGCGGTGATTTGTGA
- a CDS encoding ABC transporter ATP-binding protein: MAAITANGVSKRYGTVTALERVSLSVEEGEIFGFLGPNGAGKSTFINVLLDFARPTDGSAELFGRDCQADGVSARERVGVLPDGYSVFDRLTGRQHVAYVVRSKDADDDPAEVLERVGISAAADRPASDYSKGMKQRLVLGMALVGEPDLLLLDEPTTGLDPSGAAEIRSILREERDRGAAVFFSSHILEQVEAICDRVGILQDGELVAVDTIDGLRQSIGGGTKLLIDVGELDDATTEAVRGVDGVETVTVSDGTTLEVTCTNDAKMDVVVELQRRGADVMNFRTEEASLEEMFLAYTGGSRE; the protein is encoded by the coding sequence ATGGCAGCGATCACCGCTAACGGGGTATCGAAACGATACGGAACGGTCACGGCACTGGAGCGCGTCTCCCTTTCGGTCGAGGAAGGGGAAATATTCGGGTTCCTCGGCCCGAACGGTGCCGGCAAGTCGACGTTCATCAACGTCCTGCTGGATTTCGCTCGGCCGACCGACGGCTCGGCCGAGCTGTTCGGTCGCGACTGTCAGGCCGACGGCGTCTCGGCGCGCGAGCGCGTCGGCGTCCTCCCCGACGGCTACTCGGTGTTCGACCGACTCACCGGCCGCCAACACGTCGCGTACGTCGTCCGGTCGAAAGACGCCGACGACGACCCCGCCGAGGTCCTCGAGCGCGTCGGGATTTCGGCGGCGGCCGACCGGCCGGCAAGCGACTACTCCAAGGGCATGAAACAGCGCCTCGTTCTGGGAATGGCGCTCGTTGGCGAGCCCGATCTCCTGCTCCTCGACGAGCCGACGACGGGGCTGGACCCGAGCGGAGCCGCCGAGATCCGATCGATCCTCCGCGAGGAACGCGACCGCGGCGCTGCGGTCTTCTTCTCGAGTCACATCCTCGAGCAGGTCGAGGCGATCTGCGACCGCGTCGGCATCTTGCAGGACGGCGAACTGGTCGCCGTCGATACGATCGACGGACTTCGCCAGTCGATCGGCGGCGGGACCAAGCTCCTGATCGACGTCGGCGAACTGGACGACGCGACGACCGAGGCGGTCCGCGGCGTCGACGGCGTCGAGACGGTGACCGTCAGCGACGGGACGACGCTCGAGGTCACGTGTACGAACGACGCGAAGATGGACGTCGTGGTCGAACTCCAGCGCCGCGGTGCGGACGTGATGAACTTCCGGACCGAAGAGGCCTCCCTGGAGGAGATGTTCCTCGCGTACACGGGGGGCAGTCGGGAATGA
- a CDS encoding ABC transporter permease subunit encodes MNWRIIARTDAALASAPRSTRLVLVLPAVTILAAAYLYPVFGSDPITTARFSGFVDGWLATVVPLTGVLLGHDAVVSERESGSLLLSLSLPHGRGDFVLGKVLSRVGLVSGVILAAMVLGAGLVVYPFGRLEVVQFCGFVATTVAFGAIWTNLGIAASLSTVTKQRAFVVAFGLFLLFVLVWDAIADGLQYGLDRAGLVDGSLPDPVRFVFGLEPGAVFQRVTAGFFDPSASVDGPWYLGEWVALAVFGLWLLGPLTVTYSRFAGSDLS; translated from the coding sequence ATGAACTGGCGGATAATCGCCCGAACGGACGCCGCGCTCGCTTCGGCACCGCGGTCGACGCGACTGGTGCTTGTACTCCCGGCCGTCACGATTCTCGCGGCCGCGTACCTCTATCCGGTGTTTGGGTCCGACCCGATTACGACTGCCCGCTTTTCCGGGTTCGTCGACGGCTGGCTCGCGACCGTCGTTCCCCTGACCGGCGTCTTGCTGGGCCACGACGCGGTCGTGAGCGAACGCGAGTCCGGCTCGCTGTTGCTCTCACTGTCGCTGCCGCACGGGCGTGGCGACTTCGTTCTCGGGAAAGTCCTGAGCCGCGTCGGGCTGGTAAGTGGCGTCATCCTCGCCGCGATGGTCCTCGGTGCCGGACTCGTCGTGTATCCCTTCGGCCGACTCGAGGTCGTGCAGTTCTGTGGCTTCGTCGCGACGACCGTCGCTTTCGGAGCGATCTGGACCAACCTCGGAATCGCCGCGTCGCTCTCGACCGTGACCAAACAGCGCGCGTTCGTGGTCGCGTTCGGGCTATTCCTCCTGTTCGTCCTGGTCTGGGACGCCATCGCCGACGGGCTCCAGTACGGACTCGACAGGGCCGGACTCGTCGACGGGAGCCTTCCCGACCCCGTCCGGTTCGTCTTCGGCCTCGAGCCCGGGGCTGTCTTCCAGCGGGTCACTGCGGGCTTTTTCGATCCGAGTGCGAGCGTCGACGGTCCGTGGTATCTCGGCGAGTGGGTCGCACTGGCCGTCTTCGGCCTGTGGCTACTCGGGCCCTTGACGGTGACCTACAGCCGCTTTGCCGGCAGTGATCTGTCATGA
- a CDS encoding ATP-binding protein — protein MSLVETSAAVALDVTAVALLGWTLWLAVQSRDRPSAPPFIVILALLTVLGGLSALAELPGTSAVPALAMIIDIGQFGVGIVVPGVWVVYALSYTGRGTGLTRRRIAMFLGMAVPVVLSAIVVALRPPKTVGERLLVSFIGAEIMLVLGLFTYGTYLLVGHGWNHARISRGQVAIVIAAIAAPYLAGGIGSSDPVADGVTIGLLVSGGLLAVAVRQYPVMTGFPKAEYVARTRVVEALQEAVIVLDWEDHVLDANATTAELFGQSPQSMIGDPLRSITTGLEGTDLSAGATGTIPLQTTKGRRRFQFSVSAVDNAETDTDDGAGPVARTVMLRDVTDRQTREQRLAVLNRVLRHNVRNELDVVLAYADRIDDEDVRDGIRDSATDLVELSSKARAAEDVMTASAGSPEPVDLAAVARDVVEEYRTANRPCEISLSCPGEILVSSHRSVVRRVLSELVDNAITHADRSPRIEITARASPDGTAELVVADDGPGIPAREREILGDGTETQLEHGSGIGLWFVNWAVTQLGGDLSFRENEPTGSVVTVRLYDTDYSS, from the coding sequence ATGTCACTCGTCGAGACGTCCGCGGCCGTCGCTCTCGACGTCACAGCGGTCGCGCTGCTTGGCTGGACGCTCTGGCTCGCCGTCCAGTCACGGGACCGGCCCAGCGCGCCCCCGTTTATCGTCATACTGGCACTCCTGACGGTTCTCGGGGGCCTCTCGGCACTGGCGGAACTACCGGGGACGTCGGCGGTTCCGGCGCTGGCGATGATCATCGACATCGGCCAGTTCGGCGTCGGGATCGTCGTTCCGGGCGTCTGGGTCGTGTACGCGCTCAGCTACACCGGTCGGGGAACCGGCCTCACGCGGCGGCGCATCGCCATGTTTCTCGGGATGGCGGTCCCGGTTGTGCTGAGCGCGATCGTCGTCGCCCTTCGTCCCCCGAAGACCGTTGGCGAACGCCTACTCGTGTCGTTTATCGGAGCGGAGATTATGCTAGTTCTGGGACTGTTCACGTACGGTACCTATCTCTTGGTCGGGCACGGGTGGAACCACGCCCGCATCTCGAGGGGACAGGTCGCGATCGTGATCGCCGCGATCGCGGCGCCGTATCTCGCCGGTGGGATCGGGAGTAGCGACCCCGTCGCGGACGGCGTCACGATCGGCCTCCTCGTCTCCGGTGGGCTGCTCGCAGTCGCAGTGCGGCAGTATCCGGTGATGACGGGTTTTCCCAAGGCGGAGTACGTTGCCCGAACGCGCGTCGTCGAGGCGCTCCAGGAGGCGGTCATCGTACTCGACTGGGAGGACCACGTCCTCGACGCGAACGCGACGACTGCGGAGTTGTTCGGTCAGTCCCCGCAATCGATGATCGGTGACCCGCTCCGTTCGATCACCACCGGGCTCGAGGGGACCGACCTCTCTGCGGGTGCGACGGGAACGATCCCGCTCCAGACGACGAAAGGACGCCGACGGTTCCAGTTCAGCGTCTCGGCGGTCGACAACGCCGAAACCGATACCGATGACGGGGCCGGTCCGGTTGCGAGAACCGTGATGTTACGTGACGTGACCGACCGCCAGACGCGCGAGCAGCGACTGGCTGTACTCAATCGCGTCCTCCGGCACAACGTTCGGAACGAACTGGATGTCGTCCTCGCGTACGCCGACCGTATCGACGACGAAGACGTACGGGACGGAATTCGTGACAGTGCGACCGACCTCGTCGAACTCAGCAGCAAGGCCCGGGCGGCTGAGGACGTGATGACCGCCAGCGCGGGGTCGCCCGAGCCGGTCGATCTCGCTGCTGTCGCACGGGACGTCGTCGAGGAGTACCGAACTGCTAACCGCCCGTGTGAAATTTCGTTGTCCTGTCCCGGCGAGATACTCGTCTCGTCGCATCGATCCGTCGTCCGGCGCGTGCTGTCGGAACTCGTCGACAACGCGATCACGCACGCGGACCGCTCCCCCCGGATCGAGATCACGGCTCGAGCGAGTCCCGACGGTACCGCCGAACTCGTCGTCGCGGACGACGGACCGGGGATTCCGGCTCGAGAGCGGGAAATACTTGGCGACGGAACGGAGACGCAACTCGAACACGGGAGCGGTATCGGGCTCTGGTTCGTCAACTGGGCCGTTACGCAACTGGGCGGGGACCTCTCTTTCCGCGAGAACGAGCCGACTGGAAGCGTCGTGACCGTCCGTCTCTACGACACCGACTATTCGTCGTGA